In a genomic window of Porphyromonadaceae bacterium W3.11:
- a CDS encoding S24 family peptidase: MNKSMMVEDLVNYYSDGSKSSFAEKIGVKPQTIHSWISRGTFDSELIFAKCENVSSEWLLSGNGSMLRENIKMPPTNTKRLYTPKFQESIIEEQSIPYYSIEATAGVLEHLDNSAEYQIGQIMIPNMPRCDGAVSITGDSMYPLLKSGDIVAFQVVHDINNIHFGDMYLVSINEDGDTYITVKWVKKHPSDPEKAVLESHNPNYSPRDVLLKHIHKIALIKFSIRYNSMG, translated from the coding sequence ATGAATAAAAGCATGATGGTTGAAGACCTTGTGAATTACTATTCAGATGGTAGTAAATCCTCATTTGCAGAGAAGATTGGAGTAAAACCACAAACAATACACTCTTGGATTTCTCGTGGCACTTTTGACTCTGAATTAATTTTCGCGAAATGCGAAAATGTATCTTCCGAGTGGCTTCTCTCTGGTAATGGAAGCATGCTCCGAGAAAATATAAAAATGCCACCCACTAACACTAAAAGACTATATACTCCAAAATTTCAAGAGTCAATTATTGAAGAACAATCTATTCCATACTATTCAATAGAAGCAACTGCAGGTGTTCTGGAGCATCTTGATAATTCTGCAGAGTACCAAATTGGGCAAATTATGATTCCTAATATGCCCAGATGCGATGGAGCAGTTTCAATCACTGGAGATTCCATGTATCCACTTCTAAAATCGGGAGACATCGTGGCATTTCAAGTGGTCCATGATATCAATAATATTCACTTTGGGGATATGTACCTTGTATCTATTAATGAGGATGGGGATACTTATATCACTGTAAAGTGGGTGAAAAAGCACCCAAGCGATCCTGAAAAGGCGGTACTGGAGTCGCACAATCCGAATTATTCGCCACGAGATGTCCTACTCAAGCACATCCACAAAATTGCCCTCATTAAATTCTCCATTCGATACAATTCAATGGGCTAA